In Halomarina salina, the genomic window CACCGGTCGGACTTCGAGGAACTAGCTATCGTGAAATACGGTCTGATCTCTGCCCAATCGGCTGATAGCCCCAGTGACAGCCAGTGTCGACGGCATCGACATCGTGGCGGACGTCGTCGCCGTCCAGACGGCTCGTTCTCATTCGTCACGTTCGTCGTCGAGAGGCGTCACAGCTCCATCGAGCGGACTGCTGGTTCGTTCCGACTGATATTCCACCGATGGCGAACGGCTCGGACTAGGAGTGTGCGAGGTTCAGTTCGAGTTCGTTCACCACGCTCTTCACGAGGTCGGGGATCTCGGTCTCGAGGCGGTCGTCCTTCAGTCGGTGGGTCGGTGCGGCGACCGCGAACGCTCCCAGGACCGTCCCGTCCGGCTCTCGAAGGGGGACGCCGACGGCGCGGAGACCCTCCGTGCTCTCCTCGTAGTTGTACGCGAACCCTCGCTCGCGGACCCCGTCGAGTTCCTCGAACAGGGCCGCCTCGTCGGTGATTGTGTTCGGCGTCGCGGCGGGAAGGCCGTTCTCGTCGATTATCTCGCGGATGCGGTGGTCGGGAAGCTGTGCCAGTATCGACTTCCCGCCGGCCGTCTGGTGGAGGTAGAAGCGCTTGCCGACCCTGCCCTTCGTGAGGACGCCCCGTCGCCCGGTGTCCCGGAACAGCACCACCGCCCGGTCGTGTTCCATCGTGCTGAACTGCGCGGTCTCTTCGGTCTCCTCGGCTATCTCACGGAGCTTCGTCCGGATGACGTGCGCACCGTCGAGGCGAGAGCGGACCTGCGCGCCGATGTCCAGGAACCGGAGACCGAGTCGGTACTGCTCTCCCTCCTTGGCGACGAAGTC contains:
- a CDS encoding IclR family transcriptional regulator, giving the protein MPTREPPGEGEEGARQTLKSIENTFAIVTELQEREEAGVTELATATGLSKSSVYKHLATLSAGDFVAKEGEQYRLGLRFLDIGAQVRSRLDGAHVIRTKLREIAEETEETAQFSTMEHDRAVVLFRDTGRRGVLTKGRVGKRFYLHQTAGGKSILAQLPDHRIREIIDENGLPAATPNTITDEAALFEELDGVRERGFAYNYEESTEGLRAVGVPLREPDGTVLGAFAVAAPTHRLKDDRLETEIPDLVKSVVNELELNLAHS